A genomic window from Elaeis guineensis isolate ETL-2024a chromosome 3, EG11, whole genome shotgun sequence includes:
- the LOC105035955 gene encoding uncharacterized protein yields the protein MREPDEPGFTKNRSDGRMGSVHGTVHAAGGVDIVEGVAVPCGWEQRRLLSGFLLFGKREFAMEHGSLTDLTSSTFSLMDEDHTLANSVRFTLNQDPRVAFCGYSIPHPSDNKVNIRIQTTGDTAKDVLKDALQNLMVMCQHVRTTFDKAVADYETNQPSEHMNIDTP from the exons ATGAGGGAGCCCGACGAGCCCGGCTTCACGAAGAACCGCTCCGACGGCCGGATGGGTTCCGTACACGGCACCGTACACGCAGCTGGTGGTGTTGACATCGTAGAGGGGGTTGCAGTTCCGTGTGGCTGGGAGCAGAGGAGGCTGTTGAGCGGATTCCTTCTGTTTGGGAAGCGAGAG TTTGCAATGGAGCATGGCTCTCTGACTGATTTGACATCGTCAACATTTTCTTTAATGGATGAGGATCACACATTGGCAAATTCTGTCAGATTCACACTGAATCAAGA TCCAAGGGTGGCATTTTGTGGGTATAGCATCCCTCATCCTTCAGATAACAAGGTTAACATAAGAATCCAAACTACAG GTGATACAGCCAAAGATGTACTAAAAGATGCACTCCAAAATTTGATGGTGATGTGCCAGCATGTAAGGACTACATTTGACAAGGCAGTAGCTGATTATGAAACGAATCAACCTTCTGAACACATGAATATTGATACCCCTTGA